One window of Pseudomonadota bacterium genomic DNA carries:
- a CDS encoding MFS transporter, with product MFRSSALSLKKVFHDLVILPKGIWGVGLANLFINLSTIVIFSLYSIYLIEILGVSPWVVGVWDGLLQAFAFICRIFSGMLSDYLRKRKLLLLIGYGFAALSRPLLAFSPFLSLFMLGHSLDRLGNGMQAAPRDALIGDIAPKHLKGECYGLRQTLAIIGSALGSLLTVPLMLWTNNNYKFLFLLSFIPAFIGALLIFWMVKEPKLPPVAAYKKHFIKLSNIMELSRSFWLIIGLSSVFTLARFGEAFLSLRGKSLGLETHNIPLIMLVMNICNSLAAYPFGRLSDAFDRRILLAVSFFILILSDLVLGLTNSLPWAFVGVGLWGAQIGATTSLILAMIADTARPELRATAFGIYYLITGLVHLVAGAWAGLVWEYYSPQITYLIGGGITFISLGGIAFLPSFKPKDIQLRNKV from the coding sequence ATGTTTCGCTCATCTGCCCTTTCTTTGAAAAAGGTTTTTCATGACCTTGTTATTCTTCCAAAAGGAATTTGGGGGGTGGGACTTGCCAATTTATTTATTAATCTGTCCACCATTGTAATTTTCAGCCTTTATAGCATTTACCTTATTGAAATATTAGGCGTAAGTCCTTGGGTTGTTGGTGTTTGGGACGGCCTTTTACAAGCTTTTGCTTTTATCTGCCGTATTTTCTCCGGTATGCTCAGTGATTATTTAAGAAAAAGAAAACTTCTCCTTTTGATCGGATATGGCTTCGCTGCTCTTTCACGTCCGCTTTTGGCATTTTCACCGTTTCTTTCTCTTTTTATGTTAGGCCATAGTTTAGACCGCCTTGGGAATGGGATGCAGGCTGCTCCAAGAGATGCTCTTATTGGAGATATTGCACCAAAGCACCTAAAAGGAGAATGCTATGGCTTGAGGCAAACACTTGCAATTATTGGTTCTGCTCTTGGGTCTCTTTTAACAGTTCCCCTTATGCTTTGGACAAACAACAACTATAAGTTTTTATTTCTTCTCTCTTTTATTCCGGCTTTTATAGGGGCTCTTCTCATTTTTTGGATGGTTAAAGAGCCTAAACTTCCTCCTGTTGCAGCCTATAAAAAACATTTTATTAAGCTTTCAAACATTATGGAACTTTCAAGAAGTTTTTGGTTGATTATTGGATTAAGCTCTGTTTTTACATTAGCTCGTTTTGGGGAAGCTTTTCTCTCCCTACGCGGTAAAAGCTTAGGGCTTGAAACTCATAATATTCCTCTTATTATGCTTGTGATGAACATTTGTAATTCTCTTGCAGCATACCCTTTTGGACGTTTGTCTGATGCCTTTGATCGTCGGATTCTCCTTGCTGTTAGCTTTTTTATTCTTATCTTATCTGATCTGGTTTTAGGCTTAACCAATTCTCTTCCTTGGGCTTTTGTTGGTGTTGGTTTGTGGGGAGCCCAAATTGGCGCAACAACCAGCCTTATTCTTGCCATGATTGCAGACACAGCAAGACCAGAGCTTAGAGCAACAGCTTTTGGAATTTACTATCTCATTACGGGACTCGTTCATCTTGTTGCAGGCGCTTGGGCCGGCCTTGTATGGGAATATTATTCTCCCCAAATCACTTATCTTATTGGAGGCGGA
- the coaD gene encoding pantetheine-phosphate adenylyltransferase — protein MTKRIGVFPGTFDPITKGHLDIIRRGTHFLDQLIIGISENPGKSPLFSPEKRLEMTQREISESLGLFNPDCKVEVSLFSGLLVKFAESLNATLILRGLRAVSDFEYEFQLVGMNTYLSSKIETVFLMSSERHHFISSRFVKEVALLGGDVSEFVSPFIFNSLKEKIPHQ, from the coding sequence ATGACAAAAAGAATCGGTGTTTTTCCAGGAACCTTTGATCCCATTACAAAAGGGCATCTCGATATTATCCGAAGAGGAACCCATTTTTTAGACCAACTTATCATTGGCATATCAGAAAACCCTGGAAAGTCACCTCTCTTTTCACCTGAAAAACGTCTCGAAATGACGCAAAGAGAAATAAGTGAGTCCTTGGGTCTTTTCAACCCTGACTGTAAAGTAGAGGTTTCACTTTTTTCAGGGCTTCTTGTTAAATTTGCTGAATCTTTAAATGCAACGCTGATTTTGAGGGGTCTAAGAGCCGTTTCAGACTTTGAATATGAGTTTCAACTTGTCGGAATGAACACCTACCTTTCTTCTAAAATAGAGACTGTTTTTTTAATGTCTTCTGAACGACATCATTTTATTTCATCACGTTTTGTCAAAGAAGTTGCCTTATTGGGAGGAGATGTATCCGAATTTGTCTCTCCTTTTATCTTTAACTCATTAAAAGAAAAAATACCCCATCAATAA